Proteins co-encoded in one Longimicrobium sp. genomic window:
- a CDS encoding M13 family metallopeptidase, giving the protein MQTRVLLLVAPAVLAAGTAAAQGPVVPALDRANLDTTCAPCKNFYRYANGGWIARNPIPAAYSSWSGFNELRDRNEEVLRGVVEAAAREAGTTRDPNTRRVGNFYATCMDSSRAEAAGIGPIAADLRRQGAISTRQQLVDEVVLQHTRGTGVVFRFGGDQDPRNSARVIANLAQGGLGLPDRDYYLRDDSASRKTRADYLDNVTEMFVLAGETRAAARADADRIMALETALARASMTRVQQRDPNAQYHWVAVAEADRLAPGFSWSGFLRRVNVRADSVNVAQPDFFRAAAHELATRPLADWRAYLRYRTLSRAADWLSSPFVRQSFRYTQALTGAREQQPRWKRCLRLTDNALGDALGAEYVRVAFTPEAKAAMQRMVGNLRAAFADRIRASTWMGPATQRQALEKLGAFGTKIGYPDVWKDYTGLEIGTAGHIANLRALGEFEARRDRGKIGGPVDRTEWFMTVPTVNAYYSPNLNEVVFPAGRLQPPFFHVSYDVAANYGGIGGTIGHEMTHGFDDQGRQYDARGNLRDWWTPEDARGFEQRAAVVDRQYSAYTVLDSLHVNGKLTMGENIADIGGLSVAFQAMQRELAGQPRALIDGFTPEQRFFLAYAQARRATFRDQQLRLMVQTDPHSPNEFRVNGPLSNMPEFAAAFGCKAGDPMVRSDADRVNIW; this is encoded by the coding sequence ATGCAAACGCGCGTTCTTCTCCTCGTCGCCCCCGCCGTGCTCGCGGCGGGGACGGCGGCGGCGCAGGGCCCGGTCGTTCCGGCGCTCGACCGGGCCAACCTCGACACCACCTGCGCGCCCTGCAAGAACTTCTACCGCTACGCCAACGGCGGATGGATCGCCCGCAACCCCATCCCCGCGGCGTACTCGTCGTGGAGCGGCTTCAACGAGCTGCGCGACCGCAACGAGGAGGTGCTGCGCGGCGTGGTCGAGGCGGCCGCGCGGGAGGCCGGCACCACGCGCGACCCCAACACGCGCCGCGTGGGGAACTTCTACGCCACCTGCATGGACTCGTCGCGCGCCGAGGCGGCGGGGATCGGCCCCATCGCCGCCGACCTGCGGCGCCAGGGCGCCATCTCGACGCGACAGCAGCTGGTGGACGAGGTGGTGCTGCAGCACACGCGGGGGACGGGCGTGGTCTTCCGCTTCGGCGGCGACCAGGACCCCCGGAACAGCGCGCGGGTGATCGCCAACCTGGCGCAGGGCGGGCTGGGGCTGCCGGACCGCGACTACTACCTGCGCGACGACTCGGCCAGCCGGAAGACGCGCGCCGACTACCTGGACAACGTCACCGAGATGTTCGTGCTGGCCGGCGAGACGCGGGCCGCCGCGCGCGCCGACGCGGACCGCATCATGGCGCTGGAGACGGCGCTGGCGCGCGCGTCGATGACGCGGGTGCAGCAGCGCGACCCCAACGCGCAGTACCACTGGGTCGCCGTGGCCGAGGCCGACCGGCTGGCGCCGGGCTTCTCGTGGAGCGGCTTCCTGCGCCGCGTGAACGTGCGCGCCGACAGCGTGAACGTGGCGCAGCCGGACTTCTTCAGGGCGGCCGCGCACGAGCTGGCCACGCGCCCGCTGGCCGACTGGCGCGCCTACCTGCGCTACCGCACCCTCAGCCGCGCCGCCGACTGGCTCTCGTCGCCCTTCGTGCGCCAGAGCTTCCGCTACACGCAGGCGCTCACCGGCGCCCGCGAGCAGCAGCCGCGCTGGAAGCGCTGCCTGCGCCTGACCGACAACGCGCTGGGCGACGCGCTGGGCGCCGAGTACGTGCGCGTGGCGTTCACCCCCGAAGCCAAGGCCGCCATGCAGCGGATGGTGGGGAACCTGCGCGCCGCGTTCGCCGACCGCATCCGCGCCAGCACCTGGATGGGCCCGGCCACGCAGCGGCAGGCGCTGGAGAAGCTGGGCGCGTTCGGCACCAAGATCGGCTACCCCGACGTGTGGAAGGACTACACCGGGCTGGAGATCGGCACCGCGGGCCACATCGCCAACCTGCGCGCGCTCGGCGAGTTCGAGGCGCGCCGCGACCGCGGCAAGATCGGCGGGCCGGTGGACCGCACCGAGTGGTTCATGACGGTGCCCACGGTGAACGCGTACTACTCGCCCAACCTGAACGAGGTGGTGTTCCCCGCCGGGCGGCTGCAGCCGCCGTTCTTCCACGTCTCGTACGACGTGGCGGCCAACTACGGCGGCATCGGCGGAACCATCGGGCACGAGATGACGCACGGGTTCGACGACCAGGGGCGCCAGTACGACGCGCGCGGCAACCTGCGCGACTGGTGGACGCCCGAGGACGCGCGCGGCTTCGAGCAGCGCGCGGCGGTGGTGGACCGGCAGTACAGCGCCTACACGGTGCTGGACTCGCTGCACGTGAACGGCAAGCTGACCATGGGCGAGAACATCGCCGACATCGGCGGGCTGTCGGTGGCGTTCCAGGCCATGCAGCGCGAGCTGGCGGGGCAGCCGCGCGCGCTGATCGACGGGTTCACGCCGGAGCAGCGCTTCTTCCTGGCCTACGCGCAGGCGCGCCGCGCCACGTTCCGCGACCAGCAGCTGCGCCTGATGGTGCAGACCGACCCGCACTCGCCCAACGAGTTCCGGGTGAACGGCCCGCTCTCGAACATGCCCGAGTTCGCCGCCGCATTCGGCTGCAAGGCCGGCGACCCCATGGTCCGCTCCGACGCCGACCGCGTGAACATCTGGTAG